The genomic DNA ACCATAGCGAACAATGCAGGTTGATAAATCAGGCAAAGACTGCTCACGATTGATCCTAACAGAATGAAATGCCATGTAGGTGCAAGCGCAAAAAACAGCCATGACAAAGCCATTCCAAACGTCATGGTCGTTATCAGCCAACGTCTTCCATATTTGTCTGTAAGGTAGCCACCAGGAAAGGCTACTGCTGCCATTGCGAGGAAGTTGGCAAGACCGATAAGTCCTAGAGCTACGCCGGTTCCGTCTAGAGCTTCAACGTAGTACTGAAAGTTTGGGGCAGGCATTTCAAAAGCCAAGTCCATTATTATCCAGCTCACTACAAGAATTCGATAATTCCCTTCAATGAAAGAGAACTCTCGCCTAAGAACGTCCACTAACCCCATAAATTCCACTCCTGAACAAACAATACCCGCCGATATAAGGCTTAGTTTCAACATGACACCAGAACCCCCAACCTTCCCACAAAAGCGAACAGACACATTCATGCGAAGTCCCAGAGTCGCCCCCAAGAAGCAGAACACTCCCAAAACCCAGTTTTCACTTTCCACCCCCTCTATAGAGGGGTCCATAAGAGAGAGACATACGCAAACAACAAGACAAACACGTCAAGGCCAAAAAAGAAAAACACTTAAAAGAACCCCGACCACACAAAAATACACAAAACAGAGGAACAAAAAATGCCAACACACGGATCACTATCAAAAGCCGGAAAAGTCCGCTCACAAACCCCAAAAATCACAACCACACCAAGAAAAACACGAATGCCAAGAATACGATGCCGACGCAACTACGAAAAACGAGTAA from Candidatus Bathyarchaeota archaeon includes the following:
- a CDS encoding 30S ribosomal protein S30 translates to MPTHGSLSKAGKVRSQTPKITTTPRKTRMPRIRCRRNYEKRVILQRTPGQNPLKRRRRRRRRH